In Gimesia panareensis, the genomic window GGCCTGTTTGAGAGGAGACACTGCCTGCCTTTATGAAATGGTGATCATCGATTTCAGTCCAAGTTCCCAAATTCTACAGGAAGCGGACCGCTTTGCCTATGAAACCCTGAGGCTCGTCAATTATCATAAACGGAGACATTCACCAGCTCAGACCTGAGTCTGTTCAGATTCCGGCATTGGTATTTGGTTCCGCGGGCCTACAATTCAGATAGGGATCCGATGAAATCTCTGCCCCGGAGGCAGACTGGCCTGCATGCGACCCTCATTGTTCAACGAACCATTTTGAAAGAAAAGAGAGATTAAGCGGATGAGTACTCCATCTAGTCTGTACGATGAAGCAGTCAAAATTTATGAAAGTGGGGAAGTGGAACAGGCGGTTGAGAAACTGAAAGAAGTACTGGCCGCAGATGAAAACTACGTACTGGCCCACTCCGCCTCGGCCGTCTATTACCAGAAACTGGGTAAATTCGACGAGGCCATCGAACATGCCAAAAAGGTCACCGAGCTGGAACCGGATGACAACTTTTCCTATCTGCAGCTCTCCGTCATCTGCCAGCGGTGTGGACGCATCGCGGAAGCAGAGGATGCGCTGGCGAAAGCCCACTCGATGGGACAGAAGAAATAGCATTCGCTCCCAAAACACAACGTAAACAAAACAAGCTCTCGCTGGTGAACCGGCGAGAGCTTGTTGCGTTTCAGTAGATGTAATCAGCGGCTATTCTTTGATCTCGCGGAACGGCGAGTCGGACTCAGTCTCCGCAGGAGATGGAGTCGACTCAGCATCAATCTCCTGGAACGGGTTCTCGCTTTCTTCGGTAACCATTGCCGGCTGTTCTTCAAACGAAATCCGTGCGGGTTCTGCTGGTGTGAGCTGCTTACGCGAAACAGGCACATCCCGAGAAACGGTCTGAATCTGCGAACTGTTTTCCAGGCGGGCGACCTTGAGTGGCGAGGTTGTTTTGAAGGTCCGACCATCCTGAGATTTCATCCGCACCAGCAGAGTGAGTTCCTCGCTGGCTGGCGTGCTTTGCCAGGGCAACTCGAAACGAAATCCCGAACCGGCAAAGCCGGAGTACCAGTGAGAACGAACTTCCTGGCTGTCGAATTTCCAGATCCCGACACGTCGCTGCGCTTCCGGCTGATTCAGATCGACCAGCTCCAGTTCCAGATCAGCGGGCAGCTTGACAGTCTCGCCATCCACATCATGGGGCGTGATGACGGTGGTCCAGAGTTCGTCTCCCGGTTTGCTGTCGAGGTCAACACCGCCAGTCAGCAGGCTGTTGACTTTGACTCCAGTCACCCGAAACAGGGTCTTCGACTGTTCGGGCAGCAGGCCTCCATTAGCTGATTTGGCGAGCTGCCGCTGCATGGCGGCAGACTGTTCACGGGCGGACTGCAGAGCCTGATGGGAGTCTTTCAGATCGCGCTGCAGTGCGAAAATACTGTCTTCCTGCTGGCGCAGTCGCGCTTCGAGAAGATCAGTGTTTCCCCGACCTCCACACCCCGCCAGGGTGAGAATCAACATCAACGACATCCATGTCGTAAGGTATTGCTTCATTGGAAATCAACTAATACAGAAGATCCCTCTTCTGTCTCCTGTTAATCAGAGTTAAGACTGTTCTTTGGCTCCGGGCAGATCCAGGTGATCGAGCACGTTGTCGATCAGACCGTATTCCTTGGCTTCCTGGGAATCCATGAAGTTATCGCGGTCAGTATCCTCTTCAATTTTCTCCAGGGTCTGACCGGTGTGGTGCAGCAGAATCTCATTCAGACGCCGCTTCATTTTCAAGACTTCTTTGGCGTGAATTTCCAGGTCGGTTGCAGTTCCCTGCATCCCGGCGAGCGGCTGGTGAATCATGATCCGGCTGTTGGGCAGAGCATTCCGTTTACCGGGAGCACCGGCAGTCAGGAGCAGCGCCCCCATACTGGCAGCCTGCCCGATACAGTAGGTGGCCACGTCGCACGAAATGTACTGCATCGTGTCGTAGATGGCCATACCGGCGGTGACTGAACCACCGGGCGAGTTGATGTAAAAATGGATGTCAGCTTCCGGATCGTCGAACTGCAGAAACAGCAACTGGGCGACCAGACTCTGGGCCACCTGATCGTTGACCTGAGACCCCATCATTACGATACGATCCTGCAGGAGACGACTGTAGATATCCATGGCCCGTTCATCGCGGCCATTCTTTTCGATCACATAAGGAGTAAGGACCGTCATGTAAAACTCACTTCAATTGATGATAGATTTGATGGTGGATCGTCATTTGGCAGCATGTCTGCCGACGTGTGTGCTACTTGTTCTCTTTGTCTTTTTCGCCCTTGTCACGAATCAGGACTTCGTCGACCAGTCCATACTCGACCGATTCAGCAGAAGTCAGGAAGCGGTCTCGGGCGGTGTCATGCGCAATTTTTTCGATCGTCTGACCGGTGTGATCAGCCAGGATTTTATTCAGCACTTCCCGGGTATCCAGAATGTCCTTGGCCTGAATCTCGATGTCAGAAACCTGTCCGCCCACTTCACCGAAGGGCTGGTGAATCATCATTTTGGCATGGGGCAGAATATACCGTTTGCCTTTCTGACCGCCGGCCATCAGAATCGCCCCGCCACTGGCAGCCAGACCAACGCAGTAGGTGGCAACATCACACTCGATGAACTGCATGGTGTCGTAGATGGCCATGGTAGAGGTGACGGAACCGCCGGGGGAATTGATATATAAATGGATGTCCTGATGACGATTTTCCGACTGCAGGTAGAGCAGCTTCATCACGATCAGATTCGCGCTGGCGTCGTTAATCACGCTGTCCAGAAAGATGATCCGATTGTCCAGCAGAAGGTCACCAATGCCCATCTGGCGCTGCTGTGAATAGCTTCTGGCACGTTGATTCGCCTGAGTCGGCATCTGCCCTGATAAGGGATCGAACATGATTGTATCCTGAGATGTAATAGTATGCTTTAGTGAATCGTGACGAGGTTAATTCTGTTTTTAACACTCACATCTGTTTGAACCAACGACTATCGCTGCTGCAGGAGAACCCGTCAAGTTGCAGCCCGTTATTTTCTCTGGCTCGAAGCAACCATCCCACCAACCTGTCTGGTGCCGGGGTGGGCGCAAAGTCGCTCCTATTTTAGTATCTAAGTTTATATTGTTCCTTATCCGATTTCCCCTTGTTTCGTCAAGAGACGTTATACAGCGACTCGCCCTTTACAGCGGCTCCTGTCAAAAATCACCTCCCTTTATATGGCAAGCTTAGGACCTCGCCCTGCCAGCAAAAAGTGTACAAGCCAACAGATTGTATTCCACTTCGAAAAAAAACACCAGAGACCGTCGGATCTCTGGTGCAATGTGTATAAATCGAACAGGAATCTGCCAGACGACAATGGAGCGTTTCGTTTTTCAACCTGCTAGAGCGCGCCACATTTAACCATAGCGTTTCTCAATCGAATATACTCGGTCCAAATGACCCTGGAGACGCTACAGTAAAACTGGACACAGTCTAGAAATCGGACTCGAATATCGGATCCTGTCCATAGTGCAGCCCCTGGGGGGTCAACAAACGAGCATAGATACCAGGATCCATATTGGGTGAAAACGACCTGCCACTCCCATCGCAGAAGATGACATTCACGGCACCACGGGGATGATCTGAACTGGGTCGCCAGGCCTTTCTTTTTGCGGCACTCGGATTGGCGCCGATGCGCGAATCGTTCGCCGTCGTGGCATTGACCAGATCGAAATTCGCTGGTAGTGCGAGTGAAGTTGAGCCGCTGGGGTAGACGCCCTGAATGTCGATGCCAAAGCCCAGGCTGCCGGTATCAGTGTCCGACCAGTCCCCGGCCTGGAGGTTTTCGGACAGCATCAGCGTCTGGGTCAGTCCGTCACCTGCCGAGATGATGTCGAGTGACATACGGGTCGAATAAGGTCTCCAGAAGACACCGGAGCCGAACTTGACCGGGATATCTTCCGTGGTGGTGATGTCCCCGTCCAGTCCGCCGTCCGCACTGTCGGGACGGTGTGTTTTGTCACCAGCAGTATTATAGTTCGACGTGACATAGCCCACATTGACCACATAGGAAAGCGCCCCCGGTTCCTTGTTGTGTGGATCGTCGGGGCAGTTAAAAACAGGGAAAACCGTCTTTTTGAGATCAGCCTGGGCCTTGAGTTGTTCAGCCGACGCACCAAACTGCGCAGCCAGGGGGGCCACCTGATCCCACTTTTGTCTGAACGCAACTGAATCCAGAAATGGCAGCACGGTGATGCACCAGTTGAGATCGTCGTTCCCCATATTCGGATGGGGCACGGTGACCAGGGACCTGTCCATACCTGGTTCGACCAGCAGGGGCAGGTGTGAATCGGCACCGGAAGAATAATTCACCACCGCCAGGCCGATATTCCGCATGTTGTTCAGACAGGACAGTTTTCTGGCGGGTCTTCTGCTACGAGGAATGGCCGGCAGAACCACTGCTACCAGGAGACAGGCAATGACAATTACGACGATCAGTTCAACAACTGAAGCTCCCCTGCGCGAACAGCTTTTCAATTGCTGCTTCATATCGATACTCCTTCGCATGAGAAATGGCCATCCGAATTCGTTTCAGCGAAATTAAAAATCCGTT contains:
- a CDS encoding tetratricopeptide repeat protein; amino-acid sequence: MSTPSSLYDEAVKIYESGEVEQAVEKLKEVLAADENYVLAHSASAVYYQKLGKFDEAIEHAKKVTELEPDDNFSYLQLSVICQRCGRIAEAEDALAKAHSMGQKK
- the clpP gene encoding ATP-dependent Clp endopeptidase proteolytic subunit ClpP; translated protein: MTVLTPYVIEKNGRDERAMDIYSRLLQDRIVMMGSQVNDQVAQSLVAQLLFLQFDDPEADIHFYINSPGGSVTAGMAIYDTMQYISCDVATYCIGQAASMGALLLTAGAPGKRNALPNSRIMIHQPLAGMQGTATDLEIHAKEVLKMKRRLNEILLHHTGQTLEKIEEDTDRDNFMDSQEAKEYGLIDNVLDHLDLPGAKEQS
- a CDS encoding ClpP family protease; the encoded protein is MFDPLSGQMPTQANQRARSYSQQRQMGIGDLLLDNRIIFLDSVINDASANLIVMKLLYLQSENRHQDIHLYINSPGGSVTSTMAIYDTMQFIECDVATYCVGLAASGGAILMAGGQKGKRYILPHAKMMIHQPFGEVGGQVSDIEIQAKDILDTREVLNKILADHTGQTIEKIAHDTARDRFLTSAESVEYGLVDEVLIRDKGEKDKENK
- a CDS encoding DUF1559 family PulG-like putative transporter, giving the protein MKQQLKSCSRRGASVVELIVVIVIACLLVAVVLPAIPRSRRPARKLSCLNNMRNIGLAVVNYSSGADSHLPLLVEPGMDRSLVTVPHPNMGNDDLNWCITVLPFLDSVAFRQKWDQVAPLAAQFGASAEQLKAQADLKKTVFPVFNCPDDPHNKEPGALSYVVNVGYVTSNYNTAGDKTHRPDSADGGLDGDITTTEDIPVKFGSGVFWRPYSTRMSLDIISAGDGLTQTLMLSENLQAGDWSDTDTGSLGFGIDIQGVYPSGSTSLALPANFDLVNATTANDSRIGANPSAAKRKAWRPSSDHPRGAVNVIFCDGSGRSFSPNMDPGIYARLLTPQGLHYGQDPIFESDF